A part of Hemicordylus capensis ecotype Gifberg chromosome 16, rHemCap1.1.pri, whole genome shotgun sequence genomic DNA contains:
- the LOC128338526 gene encoding oocyte zinc finger protein XlCOF6-like → MQKARERSMSSPHRKSSSSEPASQPQWDMQPGEKLYDSLDFGNCFSQSGDLVKHHRTHSGEKPHKCLECGKGFSKSGSLTKHHRTHTGEKPYECLVCRKRFSQSGVLTRHHRIHTGDKPHECLQCGKSFSTRANLNLHHRSHTGEKPHKCIECGKSFSQSGALGLHHRTHTGEKKHKCMECGRSFSTSGALSLHHRTHTGEKPHKCMECGKSFSMSGNLTRHHRIHTGEKPHKCLQCGKSFSTSGDLIRHHRIHTGEKPHKCLQCGKSFCTKGDLYIHHRTHTGEKPYKCMECGKSFSMSGNLTIHQRTHTGDKPHKCLECGKSFNSSGNLNEHHRTHTGEKSHKCLECGKSFSTNGVLNLHFRTHTGEKPYECFLCRKCFSTNGALNRHHRTHTGEKPHKCLECGKNFSTSGALTSHHRRHTGEKPHKCMECGRSFSTSGALTSHHKTHTGEKPHKCMVCGKSFLHCGDLNMHYRTHTGEKPHKCLECGKSFSRSGALTSHHRTHTGEKPHECMECGKSFSTSGALILHHRTHTGEKPHKCLQCEKSFSTSGALTSHHRTHTGEKPHECMECGKSFRQCGALTLHHRSHTGEKPHKCLECGKSFSTNGALTLHHRTHTGEKPHKCLECGKRFSQSGALTLHHRTHTGEKPHKCLECGKSFHQCGDLNRHYRTHMGEKPHKRLQSGKSFCWRVQLTRHCRTHTGHKTTRMLGVSKELQEEGKPY, encoded by the coding sequence AtgcagaaagcaagagagagaagtaTGTCCTCTCCACATAGGAAAAGCTCCAGTTCAGAACCAGCCTCTCAACCTCAGTGGGATATGCAGCCAGGAGAGAAACTATATGACAGTTTGGACTTTGGAAActgcttcagccagagtggagatcTTGTtaaacaccatagaacccactctggggagaaaccacataaatgcttggagtgtggaaagggcttcagcaaGAGTGGAAGCCTTACTaagcaccatagaacccacactggggaaaaaccttaTGAATGTTTGGTGTGTAGGAAgcgcttcagccagagtggagtaCTAACTAGACATCATAGGATCCATACTGGGGATAAACCTCATGAGTGTTtgcaatgtggaaagagcttcagcacacgTGCAAACCTTAAtttacaccatagaagccacactggagagaaaccacataagtgcatcgagtgcggaaagagcttcagccagagtggagctCTTGGTTTACACcatagaactcacactggggagaaaaaaCATaagtgcatggagtgtggaaggagcttcagcacaagtggagctCTTTCTTTACACcatagaactcacactggggagaaaccacataagtgcatggagtgtggaaagagctttagcatGAGTGGAAACCTTACTCGACATCATAGGatccacactggggaaaaaccacataaatgtttgcaatgtggaaagagcttcagcacaagtggagaCCTTATTAGACATCATaggatccacactggggagaaaccacataaatgtttgcaatgtggaaagagcttctgcaCGAAGGGAGACCTTTATAtccaccatagaacccacactggggagaaaccatataagtgtatggaatgtggaaagagcttcagcatgagtggAAACCTTACTATACAccagagaacccacactggggataaaccacataaatgtttggagtgtggaaagagcttcaattcAAGTGGGAATCTTAATGAACACCATAGAACTCACACGGGCGAGAAAtcacataaatgtttggagtgtggaaagagcttcagcacaaatgGAGTTCTTAATTTACACtttagaacccacactggggaaaaaccttaTGAATGTTTCTTGTGTAGAAAGTGTTTCAGTACGAATGGAGCTCTTAATAGACACcatagaactcacactggggagaaaccacataaatgcctggagtgcggAAAGAACTTCAGCACCAGTGGAGCTCTCACTTCACACCATAGaaggcacactggggagaaaccacataagtgcatggagtgtggaaggagcttcagcacaagtggagctCTTACTTCGCACCATAaaactcacactggggagaaaccacataagtgcatggtatgtggaaagagctttctcCATTGTGGAGATCTTAATATGCACTACAGAacgcacacaggggagaaaccacataaatgcttggagtgtggaaagagcttcagcagaagTGGAGCTCTTACTTCACACcatagaactcacactggggagaaaccacatgagtgcatggagtgtggaaagagcttcagcacaagtggagctcttattttacaccatagaacccacactggggagaaaccacataaatgcttgcagtgtgaaaagagcttcagcacaagtggagctcttacttcacaccatagaactcacactggggagaaaccacatgagtgcatggagtgtggaaagagcttccgccaGTGTGGAGCTCTTACtttacaccatagaagccacactggagagaaaccacataagtgcttggagtgtggaaagagcttcagcacgaatgGAGCTCTTACTTTACACCATAgaactcacactggagagaaaccacataagtgcttggagtgtggaaagaggttcagccaGAGTGGAGCTCTTACTTTACACCATAGAACTCACacgggggagaaaccacataaatgcttggagtgtggaaagagcttccaccAGTGTGGAGATCTTAATAGACACTATAGGACACACAtgggggagaaaccacataaacgTTTGCAGTCTGGAAAGAGCTTCTGCTGGAGAGTACAGCTTACTAGACATTGTAGGACCCACACTGGGCACAAAACCACACGAATGCTTGGAGTATCAAAAGAGCTTCAGGAGGAAGGCAAGCCTTACTGA